In a single window of the Thermoproteales archaeon genome:
- a CDS encoding MoaD/ThiS family protein, with translation MPAKRNVKVKVVFWDGRKEEIIVSARTRIMDILKKYNLNLEAVLCLLNSQLVTEDEEIVENSELKILSVVSGG, from the coding sequence ATGCCCGCAAAAAGAAATGTCAAAGTAAAGGTAGTATTTTGGGATGGAAGAAAGGAAGAAATAATAGTTTCAGCTAGAACGAGGATTATGGACATATTGAAGAAATATAATTTAAATCTAGAAGCAGTTTTGTGTCTCCTAAACAGTCAACTTGTCACGGAGGATGAGGAAATAGTGGAGAATTCCGAACTTAAGATCTTATCGGTTGTTTCAGGTGGATAA
- a CDS encoding TIGR00269 family protein, with protein MASCDICGEKAVYYYRDFDIHLCSKHFAARFEKCVFETIKRFKLVSSKDLIAVAVSGGKDSLTTLYLLKKFSKKFGYEVLGLAVDEGIAGYREYKLQALKNFAKKIDVEIVIASFKDYFGATLDQMVSILKEKGFEYKPCTVCGVFRRYIINMKARELGATKVATGHNLDDEIQVFLMNMLRAGLKNIARESIVTGLRAHQKLIPRVKPLYFCREKEVLAYSIIKNIETPFVECNYVIYAIRNKIRAWLNEYESEYPSSKLKILAAKEIITNLLRKTKYAEGVIGTCNICGEPASGQICKACFFRKYLGLF; from the coding sequence GTGGCTTCATGCGATATATGCGGTGAAAAAGCTGTATACTATTACAGAGATTTTGATATTCATTTATGTAGCAAACATTTTGCTGCTAGATTTGAGAAATGTGTTTTTGAAACTATTAAAAGATTTAAGCTTGTTTCAAGCAAGGATTTGATTGCCGTCGCTGTTTCCGGAGGTAAAGATAGCCTAACAACCTTGTATCTCTTAAAAAAGTTTTCTAAAAAATTCGGTTATGAAGTTTTAGGTCTAGCTGTTGACGAGGGAATAGCGGGTTATAGAGAGTATAAGCTGCAAGCGTTGAAGAATTTTGCTAAGAAAATAGATGTTGAAATTGTAATTGCCAGTTTTAAAGACTACTTTGGCGCCACACTCGACCAAATGGTTTCTATTTTGAAAGAGAAAGGCTTTGAATATAAGCCATGTACAGTGTGCGGAGTTTTTAGGAGATATATTATTAATATGAAAGCCCGCGAGCTTGGTGCAACAAAGGTTGCTACAGGCCATAATTTAGACGATGAAATACAAGTTTTTCTTATGAATATGTTACGCGCAGGTCTGAAAAATATAGCTAGAGAAAGCATCGTTACTGGTCTTCGTGCGCATCAGAAGCTTATTCCTAGAGTAAAACCTTTATATTTTTGTAGAGAAAAGGAAGTTTTAGCCTATTCCATTATCAAAAATATCGAAACTCCATTCGTTGAATGCAATTACGTTATTTACGCAATAAGGAATAAAATAAGAGCCTGGCTTAACGAGTATGAAAGCGAATATCCTTCAAGCAAATTAAAAATCTTAGCAGCGAAAGAAATTATTACAAATTTATTGCGTAAAACGAAATATGCTGAGGGCGTAATTGGAACCTGTAATATATGTGGAGAACCCGCAAGCGGACAAATATGCAAGGCTTGCTTTTTCAGAAAATATCTTGGACTTTTTTAG
- a CDS encoding M48 family metalloprotease — MIIASLWKLRLTMLGTLALIISVTTLLFGALAFYLGADLIVTAILIVTVNLAQWLFAPFIIDAIYGTMEADPYEYGYLYDILEDLSIKSGISTPKLMISSIPIPNAFAYGSPLTGNRVAVTKGLLKILDKDEVAAVLGHELGHLKHKDVQLMMFVSLLPSLLFYLGYALSFSRSRENRGLLGVGLILVGYLLQFLVLGLSRLREYYADAHSAMINDARKLQSALAKIAVATGYLALKGYNITEHSQFRALFIYDPYASTRDMELLSDTEQLIAEIKSRKIGLFESIAELFSTHPNLVKRIKALDMFARR; from the coding sequence ATGATTATAGCATCCCTTTGGAAACTACGGCTAACTATGTTAGGGACGTTGGCGCTCATCATAAGCGTTACAACTCTGCTATTTGGAGCGCTGGCTTTTTACTTAGGCGCGGACTTGATCGTAACAGCTATTCTTATAGTTACGGTTAACTTGGCTCAATGGCTTTTCGCGCCTTTCATAATCGATGCTATATATGGAACGATGGAGGCCGATCCCTATGAATACGGCTACCTATACGATATTCTAGAGGACTTGTCGATAAAAAGCGGAATATCCACTCCTAAATTGATGATATCGAGCATACCAATTCCAAATGCTTTTGCTTACGGGTCACCCCTTACCGGAAATAGGGTTGCCGTAACAAAAGGACTCTTAAAGATTTTAGACAAAGACGAAGTCGCTGCCGTTTTGGGTCATGAGCTTGGACATTTAAAACACAAAGATGTTCAGTTGATGATGTTCGTGTCGCTGCTTCCTTCACTGTTATTCTATTTAGGATATGCCTTATCGTTTTCAAGAAGCAGAGAAAATAGAGGCTTACTGGGAGTGGGATTGATATTGGTTGGTTATCTTCTTCAGTTCCTAGTTCTAGGCTTGAGCAGGCTTAGAGAATATTATGCTGATGCGCACAGCGCCATGATAAACGACGCTAGAAAATTGCAAAGCGCCCTCGCTAAAATAGCTGTCGCAACAGGATACCTTGCGTTGAAAGGTTATAATATCACGGAGCATTCACAGTTTAGAGCTCTCTTCATATATGATCCCTATGCTTCCACACGTGATATGGAGTTATTATCAGATACAGAGCAATTGATAGCCGAGATAAAATCCAGGAAAATAGGCTTGTTTGAAAGTATTGCTGAGCTGTTTTCAACGCATCCAAACCTAGTTAAGAGAATTAAAGCATTAGACATGTTTGCGCGGAGGTAA